The following are encoded together in the Sinorhizobium terangae genome:
- a CDS encoding AsmA family protein, translating into MRRFFLGLLALSALVVASIVVLPSLVSSDWIRGELGRQLSAATGSSISVNGPVRLSAFPHLAVLAEDVVLSAETQGIKAEFGEVSGSVTLSSLWSDRLHIKEIKVDRPVIVLSEGAGRASTTQAGGDDRAAQSDPLAALATFLERSAIDSISIASGTLIRKDAAGSEQTVTDVDLALSVPSIDDELSLSASARLEERRYETTLTVSSLRSLLQRRPADMTVSFRADPVPASGFSEFEAVGQVALNANGSYQIRGGKLHSGEHAFGLDALFIPGKRPRILADLDTDRLDLSPFVEATSGSSQSKAGSADPAFPASLQFLADFDSDMSVHVGTMTVDDVSASDVSVVAKLKDGELSARLEHLGIDAGSIAANIKTDVRDDEPTFQGHISSNGLDIGKLASLIGQTVPLSGALTIDTAFAFRGLSEGALRETLNLTGNIGMRDATFVAPNMADENMREVKAKKLAIRIEDLAKPVHLSGSLVWRDKPIAIELKMPVRDLLLNKSPGTADIPLKLQMRMADASLAIDGKAALPGQYVGKLDFSTADLDAFLAWLGRSGAESVGPLSFKGDVSASPTGVSFKRAILSVNGVQGSGNGSVQFTMPLKISSALSFEELDLARLSGAHSPAPEATAKHAKRDKTSPDVPLDFSALQSIEASIKVNAKKLGYGRVFAGPVATSLIVSDGIASLALPESPFYGGQVAASLKADGSQAEPSIALQASISEASAVPLLTDMAGFKHLEGALQAKFDIAGAGRTTKALANSLHGTANVRFSDGAIRGVDIAEVYNNLVGLMSSGFKQNENNATAFTELGASFAIENGVAQTDDIKLVGPLVRMTGNGAANLAESYLKFRLEPRVVASLKGQGAEISTDGIGVPVVIEGSFANPRIYPDLSGLLKDPGAALATLKKIGLPTDKLRIDDLLAKGAKSGSVKDLVRGTAEKMLKGEDNELSIEEIIAGGAANGDQALPTQETGQEPAPPEAANEQPQQNAEQPDQESGGSLESLFNQIFR; encoded by the coding sequence ATGAGGCGCTTCTTTCTAGGTCTTCTGGCGCTCAGTGCGCTGGTTGTCGCTTCCATCGTCGTCTTGCCAAGCCTCGTTTCAAGCGACTGGATTCGCGGGGAACTCGGCAGGCAGCTATCTGCCGCGACGGGCAGTTCAATTTCGGTCAATGGTCCTGTCAGGCTTTCTGCCTTCCCCCATCTCGCAGTTTTAGCAGAAGATGTCGTGCTCTCCGCGGAAACGCAGGGCATCAAAGCCGAGTTCGGGGAGGTTTCTGGCTCTGTGACGCTGTCCTCCCTTTGGTCGGATCGCCTGCACATAAAAGAGATAAAGGTGGATCGACCGGTCATCGTGCTGAGTGAAGGCGCGGGGCGCGCTTCTACGACACAGGCTGGTGGCGACGATCGGGCCGCACAAAGCGATCCACTTGCGGCCCTTGCCACGTTCCTCGAACGAAGCGCGATCGATTCAATCTCGATCGCCAGCGGCACGCTGATACGCAAAGACGCAGCCGGTTCCGAGCAGACCGTGACCGATGTCGACCTTGCGCTGTCAGTACCGAGCATCGATGATGAACTATCTCTTTCAGCCAGCGCCCGATTGGAGGAGCGGCGTTACGAGACCACCCTCACCGTCTCCTCTTTGCGGTCACTGCTTCAGCGTCGGCCAGCCGACATGACCGTGTCTTTCCGAGCAGATCCCGTGCCAGCATCCGGTTTCTCGGAGTTCGAGGCAGTCGGGCAAGTCGCGCTCAACGCCAATGGCAGCTATCAGATCCGCGGCGGCAAATTACATTCCGGCGAACATGCGTTCGGCCTGGACGCGCTCTTCATACCAGGCAAGCGTCCCCGGATTCTCGCTGACCTCGATACAGATCGTTTGGATTTGAGCCCATTTGTCGAGGCCACGTCCGGTTCTTCGCAATCGAAGGCAGGGTCGGCAGACCCCGCCTTCCCCGCAAGCCTGCAATTTCTGGCTGATTTCGACAGCGACATGAGCGTTCACGTTGGCACTATGACCGTGGATGACGTCTCGGCCTCCGACGTCTCGGTGGTGGCGAAGCTCAAGGACGGAGAGCTTTCTGCACGGCTCGAGCACTTGGGTATTGATGCGGGGAGCATTGCCGCCAACATCAAAACCGATGTTCGCGACGACGAGCCGACCTTCCAGGGGCATATATCGAGCAACGGGCTCGACATCGGCAAACTGGCATCATTGATCGGGCAAACGGTCCCACTGTCCGGTGCGCTGACGATAGATACCGCCTTTGCCTTTCGCGGCCTTAGCGAAGGTGCGCTCAGAGAAACACTCAATCTGACTGGCAATATTGGCATGCGCGACGCGACATTTGTGGCGCCGAATATGGCCGATGAAAACATGCGTGAGGTGAAGGCAAAGAAGCTCGCAATCAGGATCGAGGATCTCGCAAAGCCGGTGCACCTGTCGGGCAGCCTCGTATGGCGAGATAAGCCCATCGCCATCGAACTGAAGATGCCCGTCCGGGATCTGCTTCTGAACAAAAGTCCCGGGACGGCTGACATCCCCCTCAAGCTTCAGATGCGCATGGCGGACGCATCGTTGGCCATCGACGGCAAGGCTGCGCTTCCGGGTCAGTATGTTGGAAAGCTCGATTTCTCAACGGCGGATCTCGATGCGTTCCTTGCCTGGCTTGGCCGGAGCGGGGCGGAAAGCGTCGGCCCGCTTTCGTTCAAAGGTGACGTCAGCGCTAGCCCAACAGGCGTTTCGTTTAAGCGCGCCATCCTGTCGGTCAACGGCGTGCAAGGGAGCGGGAACGGGTCTGTCCAGTTCACGATGCCTCTGAAGATATCCAGCGCACTCAGTTTCGAGGAGCTGGATTTGGCGCGCCTTTCCGGCGCGCACTCGCCCGCTCCTGAAGCGACAGCGAAACATGCGAAACGTGACAAAACAAGCCCCGATGTTCCGCTGGATTTCTCGGCCCTCCAATCGATCGAGGCATCGATCAAGGTGAACGCGAAAAAACTTGGATACGGTCGCGTCTTCGCCGGACCGGTTGCAACGAGCCTCATCGTCTCCGATGGGATCGCAAGCCTCGCCCTTCCCGAAAGTCCGTTTTACGGCGGCCAGGTTGCTGCAAGCCTGAAGGCCGATGGCTCCCAAGCGGAACCTTCGATCGCCTTGCAGGCGTCCATTTCAGAAGCCTCGGCCGTGCCCCTTCTGACCGACATGGCAGGCTTCAAACATCTTGAGGGTGCATTGCAGGCGAAATTCGACATTGCGGGCGCGGGCAGGACGACCAAGGCGCTCGCAAACTCGCTTCACGGGACTGCAAATGTCCGCTTTTCCGATGGCGCCATTCGCGGCGTCGACATTGCCGAGGTCTACAACAATCTCGTCGGCCTGATGTCGTCGGGTTTCAAACAGAACGAGAACAACGCGACTGCGTTCACTGAACTGGGTGCGTCCTTTGCCATTGAGAATGGTGTCGCGCAAACCGACGATATCAAGCTTGTCGGCCCGTTGGTCCGCATGACCGGGAACGGCGCGGCCAATCTGGCGGAGAGCTACCTGAAATTTCGTCTCGAGCCCCGGGTCGTCGCTTCGCTCAAAGGACAGGGAGCCGAGATATCGACAGATGGCATCGGTGTCCCGGTCGTCATCGAGGGGAGCTTTGCCAACCCGCGGATATATCCTGATCTCTCCGGATTATTGAAGGATCCTGGCGCCGCTTTGGCGACACTGAAGAAAATCGGACTGCCAACCGACAAGCTGCGGATCGACGACCTCCTCGCCAAAGGTGCAAAGAGCGGATCGGTCAAAGACCTCGTCCGCGGCACCGCAGAAAAGATGCTGAAAGGAGAAGATAACGAGCTTTCCATCGAAGAGATTATTGCCGGCGGTGCGGCAAACGGCGACCAGGCACTTCCGACACAAGAGACCGGCCAGGAACCTGCGCCGCCCGAGGCGGCAAATGAGCAGCCGCAGCAAAATGCGGAACAGCCGGACCAGGAATCGGGCGGATCTCTGGAAAGCCTGTTCAATCAGATATTTAGATAA
- a CDS encoding nucleotidyltransferase and HEPN domain-containing protein — MRSSLEHLPEKKQRELARVVEIIHEEFADALEGSSAGFKKRGRILKIILFGSYARGTFVDEPHTMKGYRSDYDILVIVNSKKLAEPQYWDKATDRLMWDKGVSTPVGLIVHGAREVNNFLADGQYFFVDILREGIVLYELDDRPLAEPKRLSPANALRVARGHFERQSQSAARFIELARVAVSSNWGNHAAFLLHQSVETGYSCLLLTLTNYSPPSHNLKFLRGLAEDHSHRLVEAWPRDQHRYIAWYNILNEAYVKARYSKHFEITEEALAWLLERTVRLHRLVEAICSERLAELERAGSNGAKWFSPNEDAY; from the coding sequence ATGAGATCGAGCCTCGAACATCTGCCGGAGAAAAAGCAGCGCGAGCTTGCCCGTGTCGTGGAGATCATTCACGAGGAGTTCGCCGATGCGCTCGAGGGAAGTTCAGCGGGCTTCAAGAAGCGCGGGCGGATCCTGAAGATCATCCTGTTCGGCTCCTATGCTCGCGGCACCTTCGTCGACGAGCCGCATACGATGAAAGGCTATCGCTCCGACTACGATATTCTCGTCATCGTCAATTCGAAGAAGCTTGCCGAACCGCAATACTGGGACAAGGCGACCGACCGGCTGATGTGGGACAAGGGCGTCTCGACGCCGGTTGGTCTCATCGTGCATGGCGCTCGCGAGGTGAACAACTTCCTGGCCGACGGACAGTATTTCTTCGTCGACATCCTTCGCGAGGGCATCGTGCTCTACGAGCTCGACGACCGGCCGCTGGCGGAACCAAAACGGCTCTCTCCTGCCAACGCGCTTAGAGTTGCGAGGGGACATTTTGAAAGGCAGAGCCAGAGTGCAGCGCGATTCATTGAGCTTGCGCGCGTTGCCGTCTCCAGCAACTGGGGAAATCACGCCGCTTTTCTCCTTCACCAATCCGTCGAGACGGGCTACTCCTGCCTTTTGTTAACGCTGACGAATTACAGCCCGCCTTCGCACAACCTCAAATTCCTGCGCGGTCTTGCCGAGGATCATAGTCACAGACTCGTCGAGGCGTGGCCTCGCGACCAGCATCGCTATATCGCGTGGTACAACATTCTTAACGAGGCCTATGTGAAGGCCCGCTACTCGAAGCACTTCGAGATCACTGAGGAAGCGCTCGCTTGGCTTCTCGAGCGGACGGTGCGTCTCCACCGCCTCGTCGAGGCGATCTGCAGCGAGCGGCTGGCGGAATTGGAGCGTGCGGGGAGCAACGGCGCAAAATGGTTCTCTCCAAACGAAGACGCTTACTGA
- a CDS encoding capsular polysaccharide biosynthesis protein — MAVTGRQRETAEAAEGCVGPARGTEQGLTFAVNITEWKRALLKQYFPDRHFHFLPKNLSERDFERLWKPRILAAQAAELFVWGPELPAVLAALATVRSIPVWFVEDGFLRSARPSASRTPPLSLALDSRTPYFDCRKASDLEELLSTYDFEADRPLMARARAGIDLLIESGISKYNGARPQTAETVYGEKTKKRVLVIGQVEDDASIRYGCPVPMTNNDLVQLAATEQPEAQILYKPHPDVLSRVRPAKSDPAEVAHLCEMVTKRLPLAEALRTVDHVYTVTSLAGFEALMRGIRVTTGGSPFYSGWGLTDDRQPNPRRGRSLSLEALFAGAYLLYPRYFDPETGAHTSFEATVATIRRQLEEPEALSPPRPAWRAWGPYGLLGWRHLLTAAVAPTIRRAGNDRDVEDFRADPIRFFRGLSDRKLRIIGRILYPFG, encoded by the coding sequence ATGGCGGTGACTGGGCGACAGAGAGAGACAGCGGAAGCAGCGGAAGGGTGCGTAGGCCCTGCTCGGGGAACCGAGCAGGGGCTGACTTTTGCCGTCAACATCACCGAATGGAAAAGGGCCCTTCTCAAGCAGTATTTCCCCGACAGGCATTTCCATTTCCTGCCAAAGAACCTGAGCGAACGTGATTTCGAGCGTCTTTGGAAGCCTCGAATTCTTGCCGCACAGGCCGCCGAACTCTTCGTTTGGGGCCCGGAACTGCCTGCCGTACTGGCCGCGCTCGCGACGGTGCGAAGCATTCCCGTTTGGTTCGTTGAGGACGGCTTTCTTCGTTCCGCGCGCCCGAGCGCCAGCCGCACCCCGCCGCTCTCGCTGGCGCTCGACAGCCGCACGCCCTATTTCGACTGCCGCAAGGCATCCGATCTCGAAGAACTGCTGAGCACCTACGATTTCGAGGCGGATCGGCCGCTGATGGCGCGGGCGCGGGCCGGCATTGATCTCCTCATCGAAAGCGGCATCAGCAAATATAACGGCGCGCGGCCGCAAACCGCCGAGACGGTCTATGGCGAAAAGACGAAGAAGCGCGTGCTCGTCATCGGCCAGGTGGAAGACGACGCCTCTATCCGCTACGGCTGTCCCGTCCCGATGACCAACAACGACCTCGTGCAGCTCGCGGCGACGGAACAGCCGGAGGCGCAGATTCTCTATAAGCCGCACCCGGACGTCTTGAGCCGCGTACGCCCGGCGAAATCCGACCCGGCCGAAGTCGCGCATCTCTGCGAGATGGTGACCAAAAGGCTTCCGCTCGCCGAGGCTCTGCGAACGGTCGACCACGTCTACACGGTCACCTCGCTCGCCGGCTTCGAGGCGCTCATGCGCGGCATCAGGGTCACGACGGGGGGGTCCCCCTTCTATTCCGGCTGGGGCCTGACGGATGACCGGCAGCCGAACCCGCGCCGCGGCCGGAGCCTCAGCCTGGAGGCGCTTTTCGCGGGCGCCTATCTCCTCTATCCTCGCTACTTCGATCCCGAAACCGGAGCGCACACGTCATTCGAAGCGACCGTCGCCACCATCAGAAGGCAACTCGAGGAGCCGGAGGCGCTGTCTCCTCCGCGGCCGGCATGGCGCGCGTGGGGTCCCTACGGCCTCCTCGGCTGGCGCCACCTCCTGACCGCCGCCGTGGCGCCGACGATCCGGCGCGCGGGCAATGAC